From a single Bacillus pseudomycoides DSM 12442 genomic region:
- a CDS encoding NUDIX hydrolase, whose translation MADYIRKLRTKVGHDYVILNFSGGCVFNEVGEVLLQKRGDNGAWGFLGGAMEIGESAEETAIREIREETGYMVQVDELIGVYTKYFHTYPNGDQAQTIGMFFKCSIIGGSKNIDGEETLDLQFFPLDQMPVLFNEQHKDCLQDILKGKTAVYR comes from the coding sequence ATGGCTGATTATATTAGAAAATTAAGAACAAAAGTAGGGCATGATTATGTAATTTTGAATTTTTCTGGCGGCTGTGTTTTTAATGAAGTAGGTGAAGTGCTTCTTCAAAAAAGAGGGGATAATGGTGCATGGGGATTTCTTGGCGGGGCAATGGAAATTGGAGAATCGGCTGAAGAAACTGCAATTCGAGAAATAAGGGAAGAGACTGGGTATATGGTGCAAGTGGATGAGCTTATAGGCGTATATACAAAGTATTTTCATACATATCCGAATGGAGATCAAGCACAGACGATAGGAATGTTCTTTAAATGCTCCATAATTGGTGGAAGTAAAAATATAGATGGAGAAGAAACTTTAGATTTACAGTTTTTCCCGTTAGATCAAATGCCTGTACTATTTAATGAACAGCATAAGGATTGTTTGCAAGATATTCTGAAAGGGAAAACAGCTGTATATCGTTAA
- a CDS encoding DUF4083 domain-containing protein, with the protein MSLFENDIFVMIYLCVMIGLIVLFVVSFTLFIRRLLINSSTKNVHSDQIEKKLDKIIELLEKDKK; encoded by the coding sequence GTCTTTATTTGAAAATGATATATTTGTAATGATTTACTTGTGCGTCATGATAGGCCTTATTGTGTTATTTGTCGTATCTTTCACTCTTTTCATTCGGAGATTACTAATAAATTCTTCCACAAAAAATGTTCATTCCGATCAGATAGAGAAGAAGCTCGATAAAATTATAGAATTACTTGAAAAAGATAAAAAATAA
- the nadE gene encoding ammonia-dependent NAD(+) synthetase produces MTLQEQIMKALHVQPVIDPKAETRKRIDFLKDYLRKTGAKGFVLGISGGQDSTLAGRLAQLAVEEVRNEGGNATFIAVRLPYHVQKDEDDAQLALQFIQPDQSVAFDIASTVDAFSNQYKDLLGESLTDFNKGNVKARIRMVTQYAIGGQQGLLVIGTDHAAEAVTGFFTKFGDGGADLLPLTGLTKRQGRALLQELGAEERLYLKMPTADLLDEKPGQADETELGITYDQLDDYLEGKAVPEDVAEKIEKRYTVSEHKRQTPASMFDDWWK; encoded by the coding sequence ATGACATTACAAGAACAAATTATGAAAGCACTACATGTTCAACCTGTAATCGATCCGAAGGCAGAAACTCGTAAACGAATTGATTTTTTAAAAGACTATTTAAGAAAAACCGGCGCAAAAGGATTTGTGCTTGGAATTAGCGGTGGACAAGATTCCACACTAGCGGGTCGCTTAGCACAACTTGCAGTTGAAGAAGTTCGTAATGAAGGAGGCAACGCAACATTTATTGCTGTACGTCTTCCATATCACGTGCAAAAAGATGAAGATGATGCACAATTAGCGTTACAATTCATTCAGCCAGATCAATCTGTTGCTTTTGATATTGCATCAACAGTTGATGCATTTTCAAATCAATATAAAGACTTATTAGGAGAGTCATTAACAGACTTCAATAAAGGAAACGTCAAGGCTCGCATTCGTATGGTCACACAATATGCAATTGGTGGACAACAAGGTTTACTTGTTATCGGAACAGATCACGCTGCTGAGGCTGTAACAGGATTCTTTACAAAATTCGGAGATGGCGGTGCTGACCTTCTACCACTTACAGGCTTAACAAAACGTCAAGGAAGAGCTTTATTACAAGAATTAGGTGCTGAAGAGCGTCTTTACTTAAAAATGCCAACAGCTGATTTATTAGACGAAAAGCCAGGTCAAGCTGACGAAACAGAATTAGGCATTACATACGATCAACTAGATGATTACTTAGAAGGAAAAGCAGTTCCTGAAGACGTTGCAGAAAAAATCGAAAAACGTTATACAGTAAGTGAACATAAAAGACAAACACCGGCATCAATGTTTGATGATTGGTGGAAATAA